From the genome of Pseudomonas sihuiensis:
GCTAAAGCCCCTCCCACGATTGTGCATGCATCGATTGATGCAGATAGGCGCGCTCCTGTAAGGCCTGTTCAATCCCCTCCTTAACCGCTGGTCAGTTGGGCTGACACTTATTCAAAATACAATATATAAAAATACACATTGTTTGGAGTGAAGGTGTCCCATGGATGAACCCATCGATATCCAGCAGCTGCGTGCCAATGCCGACGCTGCCGGGCAGTTGCTCAAGGCATTGGCTAACCCTGATCGCCTCCTGCTGCTCTGCCAGCTGTCGCAGGGTGAGCGCAACGTCAGTGAGCTGGAGGCGCTGCTTGGTATCCAGCAGCCCACGCTGTCCCAGCAACTGGCCGTGCTGCGTCGTGAAGGGCTGGTGGCAACCCGTCGCGACGGCAAGCAGATCTTCTATCGCATCAGCAGCCCGGCGGCGCTGGCCGTGATCGAAACCCTGTATCGGCTGTTCTGCGGGGGCCAGCAATGAGCATCGACTGGGCCAGCTTCACCCCCTGGACGGCCTTGGCCGGTGGCGCGCTGATCGGTCTGGCCGCCGCCATCTTTGCCCTGGCCAATGGCCGCGTGGCCGGTATCAGCGGTCTGCTCGGCAGCCTTCTGCAGCCAGGCGCAGAAGGGCGCGGCGAGAAGGCATTTTTCCTCCTCGGCCTGCTGTTGGCGCCGCTGCTGTGGGGGCTGTTCGGCGCCTTGCCAGCGATCAGCTTCGATGGCGGCGCGCTGTCGCTGATTGGCGCCGGTTTGCTGGTGGGCATCGGCACGCGCTACGGCTCTGGCTGCACCAGCGGCCATGGCGTATGTGGCATCTCGCGTCTATCTCCGCGCTCCATGCTGGCCACCCTGTGCTTCATGGCCACGGGTTTCGCCACGGTCTTTGTTCTACGTCATCTTCTGGGGGGCTGAACATGGCCAGACTGAGCGCATTCTTAGCCGGTCTACTGTTCGGCCTCGGCCTGCTGCTGGCCGGTATGGCCAACCCGGCCAAGGTGCTGGCCTTTCTCGATCTGGCCGGTAACTGGGACCCGTCTCTCGCCCTGGTGATGGTGGGTGCCATCTGCGTGGCGGCGTTGCCGTTGCACCTGGCGCAACGGCGCGCCTGGGCACTGCTCGGCGGCGCCATGCAGTTGCCGACGCGTCGTGACCTCGATGCTCGCCTGATTGGTGGCAGCCTGCTGTTCGGCGTCGGTTGGGGTATCGCTGGCATCTGTCCGGGGCCGGCCGTTGCCATCCTGCTGACCGGGCACTGGCAGGCCCTGCTGTTCGTCGCGGCGATGCTCGCCGGGATGCTGATCTTTACTGCGCTGGAAGGCCGGCGCGGACGTTGACCTGGAGAGCCTCGATCAAAGCCAATGTTGGAACGCTCGAGCGCAGTCTGCGCATCGCCGCAGGCCTGATTCTTATCGCACTGAGCCTGGCCGGTGTCATCGGTCTGTGGGGCTGGATCGGTGTGTTACCACTGGCGACCGGCATCTTGCGCTTCTGCCCGGCGTATCCACTGCTGGGTATCAACACCTGCAAAATGAAATGAAACATATCCACTGAGGTGGCATGCATGTGCGGCTTGATGTAGATCAAGTCGCCCCGGGTTTGCGCTGGGCATGGTCAGGACATAACCAGAACAGCCAATACCTGAGGAGATACACACATGCGCACTCTGAGCCTGATGGCCGGGTTGTGCCTGGGCGCCAGCGCCTGGGCCAATGTACCGGGCAACGAACCCGTCGAGCCTATCGCAGCGGCCGAGATCACCGATCCGGCCAAGGTCGAACTGGGCAAGCAGCTGTTCTTTGACCCGCGCCTGTCGCGCTCGGGGTTCATTTCCTGCAATTCCTGCCACAACCTGTCGATGGGCGGCAGTGACAACCTGCCGAGCTCCATCGGTCATAACTGGCAGCAAGGGCCGATCAATTCGCCCACGGTGCTCAATTCCAGCCTCAACCTCGCGCAGTTCTGGGACGGCCGCGCTGCCGACCTCAAGGAACAGGCTGCCGGCCCCATCGCCAACCCGATGGAGATGGCCTTCACTCACATTCTCGCCATCGACGTGCTGCGCTCGATCCCGCAGTACCGCGAGTCGTTCAAGGTCGTGTACAAGACCGACGAGATCACCCTGGATGAAGTGACCGACGCCATCGCCGAGTTCGAAAAGACCCTGGTCACACCCAATTCGCGCTTCGACCTATGGCTCAAGGGCGACCAGCAGGCCATTACCCAGACCGAACTGGAGGGCTACGAGCTGTTCAAGTCCATCGGCTGCGTCGCCTGTCACAACGGCCCGGCGCTGGGCGGCAACTCGTTCCAGAAGATGGGGCTGGTCGAACCCTATGAAACCAGCAATCCGGCCGAGGGGGTGGCTGGCCTGACCGGCAAGGACGCCGACCGCTTCAAGTTCAAGGTGCCGACCCTGCGCAACGTCGAACTGACCTATCCCTACTTCCACGACGGCGCCTACTGGAAGCTGGAGGAGTCGGTAGACATCATGGCGCGCTTGCAGCTGGGTCGTAAGCTGAGCGAGGAGGAGATCGGCAAGATCACCGCCTTTCTCAAGACCCTGACCGGCGAGCAGCCGAGCTTCGCCCTGCCGATCCTGCCGCCGTCGAACAACGATACGCCGCGGCCGCAGCCGTTCGAGTGAGTTGGCGCTAACGAAAACGCCCAGCATGTGCCGGGCGTTCATAGATGTAGGGCGGGTGAAACCCGCCAGCAGCGGTGCGGGTTACGCCCGCCCTACATGGTTCAGCGCCCTTGCGGCGCCGGCTGCTGCTGGGTGATGCAGTGGATATTGCCACCACCGAGCAGAATCTCGCGGCCCGGCACCATCACCACGCGATGCTCGGGGAAGATGCGCTGCAGAATCGCGCGGGCTTCCTCGTCCTTCGGGTCATCGAAGCTCGGCGCGACGATGCCGCCGTTGACGATAAGGAAGTTGACGTAGGAGCCGGCCAGGCGAACCTCCGGGCTACGCTCCTGGCTGCCGTCGACGATGTCGACGCCCGCGCATTCTTCTGCGGTGGCGTGGATCGGGCCAGGGATCGGCATCTTGTGCACGGTCAGCTGACGGCCCTTGGCGTCGCGTGCGCTTTCCAGCACACGCATGGCGGCCTGGCAGCGCGGGTAGTTGGGATCGTTCTGATCGTCGGTCCAGGCCAGCAGCACCTCGCCTGGGCGCACATAGCAGCAGAAGTTGTCGACGTGGCCATCGGTCTCGTCGTTGTACAGGCCGTCGGGCAGCCAGATCACCGTGTCGATGGCCAGGTGCTCGCGCAGCACGGCCTCGATCTCTTCGCGCGACAGGTGCGGGTTGCGGTTCTTGTTCAGCAGGCACTCTTCGGTGGTGATCAGGGTGCCTTCGCCATCGACGTGGATTGAGCCACCCTCGAGCACGAAACCTTCGGTGCGATAGCGCTTGCAGCCTTCGATCTCGAGAATCTTGCGCGCCACCTGGTCGTCACGCAGCCAGGGCCAGTACAGGCCGCCGTCGAAGCCGCCCCAGGCGTTGAAGGCCCAGTCCACTCCGCGCACTTCGCCGCTGGCGTTGGTGACGAAGGTCGGGCCGGTGTCGCGCACCCAGGCGTCGTCGGTGGTGATTTCCACCAGACGGATGTTGGCGTCGTCCAGGCGCGCGCGGGCATTTTCGTACTGCGCTGCGGACACGCAGATGGTCACCGGTTCGAACTGGGCGATGGCCTTGGCCACCGCGGCGAAGGCGGCCTGTGCCGGCTTGCCGCCGTTGCGCCAGTTGTCCGGGCGCTCGGGCCAGACCATCCAGGTCTGGCTGTGCGGTGCCCACTCGGCGGGCATGTGGAAACCATCGGCGCGTGGCGTGGTGTTCAGCGTGGTCATGTTTCACCTGTAGCCCGGATGCAATCCGGGGAGTCGTGAGAAAAAGCCCCGGATTGCATCCGGGCTACGTTCATTCGGATGGGGTTTCACCATCGAGCGTGGAAAGCGGCCAGTATAGGTTCGGCCGGCGGTCGCGGAACACACCCCAGGCGGTGCGCACCTTCTCCAGCTCGGTCAGATCGAAGCTGTGCACCAGCACGCCTTCCTCGGTCTGGTTCAGCTCCTCGACCTTCTCGCCGAACTGGTTGGCGATGAACGAGCTGCCGTAGAAGGTGATGTCATAGCCGTCCTGTTCTTCGCGGCCGATGCGGTTGCTGGCCACCAGCGGCATCAGGTTGGCGCCGGCATGGCCCTGCTGCACACGCTGCCAGTGATCGCGCGAGCTGATGTTGGCATCATGCGGCTCGCTGCCGATGGCGGTCGGGTAGAAGAGGATTTCCGCGCCCATCAGCGCCATGCTGCGCGCGCATTCCGGGAACCACTGATCCCAGCAGATGCCGACACCGATGCGGGCATAAGCGGTGTCCCAGACCTTGAAGCCGGTATCGCCCGGATTGAAGTAGTACTTCTCGTGGTAGCCGGGGCCGTCCGGGATATGGCTTTTCCGATAAATACCGAGATTGCTGCCGTCGGCATCGATGATGGCGATGCTGTTGAAGCGCGCGCGGCCGGCGCGCTCGAAGAAGCTGATCGGCAGCACCACCTGCAGCTCGGCAGCGACCTTCTGGAAGTGCTGGATGGCCGGATTTTCTGCCACCGTGGTGGCCAGCTGGGTGTAGTCGGCGTTCGGTTTCTGGCAGAAGTAGGGCGCCTCGAACAGCTCCTGGATCAGGATGATCTGGGCGCCCTGGGCTGCCGCCTGGCGCACCAGCCTCTCGGCGTTGGCGATGTTCGCGGGGGTATCCCAGGAGCAGGCCATCTGGGTCGCGGCGACGGTAACGATACGGGACATGAAGCACCTCTTGGCTCGTTCGCAGGCCGCTCCGGCGGCCCATTCAGAGTGCCGTGGCTGAACATCGACCAGGGCGGGATGTTCGATTTATATCCGATAAATATCGGCATTAGAAGGTGCTTTGGTCGATTTGGCGAAATTAATGCGATTTTTATCGAATTAAATCCATATGCGACGCAGCGGCTCCGTGTGCGCCAATCAACTATGGGGCGAGGAATTGGGGGCTTGGCTTCGGTGGCCTGGCGATCTCTACACGGGGATTACGCCAGCGGCGCAGGTCTCTTTGGCAGCGCGGACGGCAGATACAGGCCCAGGTAGGCATCGAAAACGCGCATGCCTTCCTCGGCCAGGCGTGGTGTGATTTCGCCATGCAGTTGCACGGAGCGTGCGTAGACGCGATCACCCAGCTCCATGGCCAGGGCGAATACATCGATATCCGTCGGTAATTGCGGCAGGGGGAAGTGGCGCTCGAACAATGCTTGCATCAGGCGGCTCAGTTCGATGTCGTGCTGGTGGTCCGCTTGAGTGACTTCGGCCAGGCCGTGCTGGGCGAGGATCAACTGGCGCGCCGCGGCGTCGCGCGCGTAGATGCCCAGCATGCGTTGTTCGACGATACGCGACAGGTCATGCCAGGTGTTCAGGCTGGCATGCTCGACGGGTTCCTGCAGGCAGGCGCGAAAGGCTGCGTGCACGTCCGCGGTCAGCCCTTCGAGCAGGGCCGGTACGCTGGCGAAGAAGTGGTAGACCGAGGAGGGTGGAATCTTCGCGTGCTCGGCCACGGTGTAGATCGACAGATTGGCCACGCCTTGCTCGGCCAGCAGTTCGCGTGCTGCAGCGAGAATCACGGCAATACGTGCCTGGCTGCTGGCGCGCGGTTTGCGGGTGCTGGCGGGGCGCGACATGGTGAGCTCCTCGGTGGGCGAGGTGCTATTGGACGTCAGGCGGTATTGGCGAGGCAAGCCTCGCCATCTGCTCAGCTGCCGTCGCGGAAGCGCTGCCAGACGTTGTTGCGTACCTGGGCATGTTTCTCCGAGAGAACCTCCAGTGGATACAGGCGGCGCTTGGTGTCCTGATCCGGATACAGGCCGGGCTGCTGCAGCAGGGCGCTGTCGATGAACTGTGCAGAGCTGGCATTGCCGTTGGGGTAGAGCGTCTCGGCGGTGATCTGGGCGATCACCTGCGGCTGCATCAGGTAGTCGATGAAGCGGTGAGAGAGATCGGGGCGGCTGGCGTTGGCGGGAATCACCAGGTTGTCGACGAACAGTACCGAGCCCTCGTCCGGTACCACGAAGCGCACTGGCTGGCCGGCCTGGGCTGCGGCCAGGGCATCGCCGATCCAGGCCATGGCCAGGCACAGGTCGCCGCTGTTGAGATCTTCGATATAGCGTTCGCTGTCGACGTAGCGCAGGTTCGGGCGCAGGGCGTCGAGTATCTCTCCGGCGCGCTCGACGCGGCTCGGGGCGCTGCGTGCCAGGCTGCGGCCCTGGTAGTTGAGCAGCAGCGACAGGGTTTCATCCGGCGCATCCAGCACGCTGATGCCGCAACTGGCCAGGCGCTTGCTCTGTTCGGCGTCGAACAGCAAGCTCCAGCTGTCCGGCAGGGGGCCACCATAGGCGGCCTCGGCTCGGGGGGTATTGATTGCCAGGCCAACCGCGCCCCACAAGTAGGGGACGGCGTGCTGGTTCTGCGGGTCGACCGCAGCCAGCTTGCTCAGCAGTTGCTTGTCCAGGTGCGTGCGGTTGGGCAGCAGGTTGAAATCCAGCGGGCGAATGCGGCCGCTGGCGATCAGCCCTGGCAGGTCGTTGTGCGAGGGTACGGCGATGTCGATGGGCTGACCGCTTTCCAGCACTTGCGCCAACTCTTCGGCGCTGGCGAAGGTGTGGTACTCGACTTCGATGCCGGTGTCGCGGGTGAAGTTCTCCAGCACCTGCGGCGCGATGTAATCGTTCCAGTTGTAGACACGGATGCTGTCGGCGGCCTGAGCCAGGCCGCAGCTCAGGCCTAGCAGGATGGCGGCAAGAGCGCGTTGCATGAGTAACTCCCCGATTGATCAAAGCAACAGTATCCGGCGGTCTTGTTCGCCGGGGTTTGATGCATGTCAGCGCAGTCGCCGTACGGCGAACCGCTGGCCCTGGTGCGGAGCGCCAGAGCAGGCAGTAGTTAGCAGGCAAAAAGAAGCCGGCTCTGTCAGGCCGTGTGAAAACTACTGCGCTCGGCCATGCTGCGCTAAAAACAGGCTCAGAATGCTCATTTACCACTTGTAAACTGCGCTTCTTCGCCTGTTTTTGTCTTGCCTGACCTTCGCTCGCTACGTTTTTACACGGCCTTCTGCGGCCGGCTTTCTCGGTGTTACACGGTGTGCAGGTACCAGTTGTATTCGAGGTCGGAGATGGTGGTCTCGAACTCCTGCAGCTCGGCTTCCTTGCACGCGACGAAGATGTCGATGTACTTCGGATCGATGTACTTGTTCAGCACTTCGCTGTCGTCCAGCTCGCGCAGCGCGTCGCGCAGGTTGTTCGGCAGGCTCTGCTCGAGTTGCTCGTAGGAGTTGCCTTCGATCGGCTCGCCCGGGTCGATCTGGTTGGTCAGACCGTGGTGGATGCCGGCGAGGATCGACGCCAGCATCAGGTAGGGATTGGCGTCGGCGCCGGCCACCCGGTGTTCGATGCGCACGGCGTCGGCGCTGCCGGTGGGCACGCGCACGGCCACGGTGCGGTTGTCCAGCGCCCAGCTCGGCGCGTTGGGCACGTAGAACTGCGCGCCGAAGCGGCGGTAGGAGTTCACGTTAGGGCAGAGGAAGGCCATGCTCGCGGCCATGGTGTCGAGGATGCCGCCGATGGCGTGGCGCAGCGGCTGGTTCTCCAGCGGGTTGTCGGCGGCGAAGATGTTCTTGCCGGTCTTCTTGTCCAGCAGCGAGATGTGCACGTGCAGACCATTGCCCGCCTGGCCCGGGTAGGGCTTGGCCATGAAGGTGGAATCCATTTCATGGTCGTAGGCGATGTTCTTGATCAGGCGCTTGAGCAGCAGCGCATAGTCGCAGGCCTTGATGGCGTCTTCGACGTGATGCAGGTTGACCTCGAACTGCGCCGGGGCGCTTTCCTTGACGATGGCGTCGGCCGGGATGTCCTGCTCCTTGGCCGCTTCGAGCATGTCCTGCAGGCAATCGACGTACTCGTCGAGGTCGTCGATCAGGTACACCTGGGTCGAATGCGGGCGCTTGCCGGAGATCGGCGAGCGCGGCGGCTGCGGCCGGCCGTTCACGTTCTCCTGGTCGATCAGGTAGAACTCCAGTTCGAAGGCTGCGCAAATACGCAGGCCCAGTTCGTCGAACTTCTGCACCACCTGGCGCAATACCTCGCGCGGGTCGGCGAAAAAAGGCGTGCCGTCCAGCTCGTGCATGGTCATCAGCAACTGCGCGGTGGGGCGCTTCTGCCAGGGTTCGTTGCACAGGGTATTGGGGATGGGGAAGCAGATACGGTCGGCGTCACCGATATCCAGGCCAAGGCCGGTGCTCTCGACGGTGGAGCCATTGATGTCGAGGGCGAAGAGCGAGGCCGGCAGGTTGATGCCTTTCTCGTACACCTTGTGCAGAGCGTTTCGATCGATGCGCTTGCCGCGCACCACGCCATTCATATCTGCAATAAGAAGGTCGACGAACTGGACCTCGGGATGTTCCTTGAGGAACGCGTTCGCTTCGTTAAGCTGAACGGCACGCGGGGGTACCGACATGATGCAACACCTTTTTGTTAAATATATCAATCATGCGACTGCATGGGTGTGAGTCAATCCGAAACGCACTTTACTGTCAAGCTGGCCCAATGATGCCCTGTAGTGGGGCGTGGCGGCCATTTTTGGGGCATTCCAAGGCCTTTCAGCGGGCTCCAAGCGTTGATCTTTCAGGTTGCTCAGTGGGGTGTGTTCAATTTTTTACAGAGCTATTGTGTAAAAAAATGAACAAGGCTAAGCTCGGTTCAAACCCATAACAGCAATAATACGGGTGTCTCATGTTTTGCCTGCCGACTACCGGCGTCAGCGTTTGTACCAGTGTCACGGGTTTTGCCAATGCCTTGCGCTGCCTCGAAATGAGTGTGCGTAAGCGGCGAGCTAGCCATACCAGTGCGCCTCGCCAGGGTGTGACGTCGCAGTCTTGCCTTTTCGCCCTTGCAGCGCCGCTCGGCCTGCCCGATCGGGCTTTCCCTTCGTTCGATAACCTGCACGATAGCGCACACGACGCCATGGCGCGCCCCTGTCGGCCGCTTGTGCGGGCCAGTGAGAGGCCTGCTGCATCTGCCGAAGCTGTCGAATGCCCGCCATTGCACGTGCCAGAGGCATTGCTGCAACTGCCGAAGAGGACGCAGTTTTCTTTGCCTGGTATGCAAACTCGGGTGTCGGAGGTGCTCTGCTCCTAGTAGCATCCACCCGAATATCTCGCCTTCTTTCAGGCCTTTGGTGAGGCTTGCAGGGAGAAGGCGGGGCAACGCTGAACCCGCTATAACTCAAGCTGGTTCTACAACCCTGAGGTCTCTATGAGTACCAAGTTAGACCAGCTCACGAGCTGGCTGAAAGAACGCAAAATCACCGAAGTCGAATGCCTGATCAGCGACCTGACCGGCATTGCCCGCGGCAAGATCTCGCCGACCAACAAGTTCCTCGACGAGAAGGGCATGCGCCTCCCCGAGAGCGTGCTGCTGCAGACCGTGACCGGCGATTACGTCGAGGACGACATCTATTACGACTTGCTGGACGAGGCGGACATCGACATGTTCTGCCGCCCCGACCCCAACGCGGTCTTCGTCGTGCCCTGGGCCATCGAGCCGACCGCGATGGTGATCCACGACACCTTCGACAAGCAGGGCAACCCCATCGAGCTGTCGCCGCGCAACATCCTCAAGAAAGTGCTGCAGATGTACGCCGACAAAGGCTGGAAGCCCATCGTCGCACCGGAGATGGAGTTCTACCTGACCAAGCGCAACAGTGACCCGGACTTCCCCCTGGTGGCGCCAGTAGGGCGCTCCGGTCGGCCGGAAACCGGTCGCCAGAGCTTCTCCATCGACGCAGCCAACGAGTTCGACCCGCTGTTCGAAGACATGTACGACTGGTGCGAACTGCAAGGCCTGGATCTGGACACCCTGATCCACGAGGAAGGCCCGGCGCAGATGGAAATCAACTTCCGTCATGGCGACGCCTTGCACCTGGCCGACCAGATTCTGGTGTTCAAGCGCACCATGCGTGAGGCCGCGCTCAAGCATGACGTGGCGGCCACCTTCATGGCCAAGCCGATCACCGACGAGCCTGGCAGCGCCATGCACATTCACCAGAGCGTGGTGGATCTGAAGACTGGCAAGAACATCTTCTCCAACGACGACGGCACCATGAGCGAGCTGTTCATGCATCACATCGGCGGCCTGCAGAAGTACATCCCCGAGCTGCTGCCGCTGTTCGCGCCGAACGTCAACTCGTTCCGCCGCTTCCTGCCTGATACCTCGGCGCCAGTGAACGTGGAGTGGGGCGAGGAGAACCGCACCGTGGGCCTGCGCGTGCCTGAGGCGACTCCGCAGAACCGTCGCGTGGAAAACCGCCTGGCTGGCGCGGATGCCAACCCCTACCTGGTGCTGGCAGCCACTTTGCTGTGCGGCTACATGGGCATGGTCGGCGGGGTCAAACCCGGTGCGCCGGTCAAGGGGCGTGGTTATGAGCGCCGCAATCTGCGCCTGCCGGTGACCATCGAGAGCGCCCTTGAGCGCATGGAAGCCTGCAAGGACGCCGAGAAGTTCCTCGGCGAGAAGTTCATCCGTGGCTATGTCGCGGTCAAGCGTGCCGAGCACGAGAACTTCAAGCGGGTGATCAGTTCCTGGGAGCGCGAGTTCCTGCTGCTGTCGGTTTAGTCCGGCGCAGCTGTAGGGTGGGCTTTAGCCCACCATTGCAGGCCGACTCGGTGGGCTGAAGCGGATCGCCGCCCGGCCCACCCTACTTGAGCGCGCTGAAGCGGATCGCCGCCCGGCCCACTCTACAAGAGTCCGTGAGCCGGCCGCGTTCACAGAAGAAGGTGTGGTAATGAACAAGCAAGCGAACAACCCCAAGACTGCGCACTGGCAGGCGCTGAGCCAGGCCCATCACCTGGCGCCGTTCAGTGATTACAGGCAGCTGGCCGAAAAAGGCCCGCGTATCATCACTGAAGCCAAGGGTGTGCACCTGTGGGACAGCGAGGGCAACAAGATCCTCGATGGCATGGCCGGTCTGTGGTGCGTGGCCGTTGGCTATGGCCGCGAGGAGCTGGTCGAAGCTGCCGCTACGCAGATGCGCCAGTTGCCGTTCTACAACACCTTCTTCCAGACCGCGCACCCACCGGTGCTGGAGCTGGCGCATGCCATCTCCCAACTGGCGCCGGCCGGCATGAACCATGTGTTCTTCACCGGCTCCGGCTCGGAAGGCAATGACACCATGCTGCGTCTGGTACGCCACTATTGGGCGTGTAAGGGCCAGCCGAACAAGAAAATCATCATCGGTCGCGACAACGGCTATCACGGCTCCACCGTGGCCGGCGCCAGCCTCGGTGGCATGAAGTTCATGCACGAGCAGGGCGACCTGCCGATTCCGGGTATCGCGCATATCCCGCAGCCCTACTGGTTCGGTGAGGGCGGTGACATGAGCCAGGAAGCCTTCGGCATCTGGGCCGCCGACCAGTTGGAGAAGAAGATTCTCGAACTGGGCGAAGAGAATGTCGCGGCGTTCATTGCCGAGCCGATCCAGGGCGCTGGTGGTGTGATCATTCCGCCGGACAGCTACTGGCCGCGCATCAAGGAAATCCTCGCCAAGTACGACATTCTCTTCGTCGCCGACGAAGTGATCTGCGGTTTTGGTCGTACCGGCGAGTGGTTCGGCAGCCAGTATTACGACCTCAAGCCTGACTTGATGACCATCGCCAAGGGCCTGACCTCGGGCTACGTGCCGATGGGCGGACTGATCGTCAGTGACAAGGTGTTCGAAGTGATCGAGGCACATGGCGATTTCAACCACGGCTTCACCTATTCCGGGCATCCGGTGGCGGCAGCGGTGGGCCTGGAGAACCTGCGCATTCTAAAGGAAGAAGGCATCGTCGAGCGGGTGAAAGCAGAAACGGCACCATATTTGCATCGTCGTCTACGTGAGCTGGCGGATCACCCGCTGGTGGGCGAGGTACGCGGTATCGGCATGCTCGGCGCCATCGAACTTGTGCAGGACAAGGCCAGCCGCAAGCGTTACCCGAGTGACGTGGCTGCCGGCATGGTCTGTCGCGGACACTGCTTTAATAACGGTCTGATCATGCGCGCCGTGGGCGACACCATGATCATTGCGCCGCCGCTGGTGATCAGCCCGGCAGAGATAGACGAACTACTGGAAAAAGCACGCAAGTGCCTGGATCTGACCTTGCGTGACCTGTCGGTCTGAACAACCGCAGTCACAGAAAGTTGTCAGCGATGCCATGACCTTGCCAGACTGCGCCAGAGAGCGTGAGCCGCTGTGATGACAATGGCTCGTGCGACCTCTGGACTACCGACACAACAACAGGAGCTGTACGCATGAAAACATTCGGCAAGACCCTTCTCGCGTTGTCCCTGACCGCAGCCGTGGCAGGCGCTGCTCAGGCTGACAGCAAGGTGCTGCATGTCTACAACTGGAGCGATTACATCGCCGAAGACACCCTGGCCAATTTCGAGAAGGAAACCGGCATCAAGGTCGTCTACGACGTCTTCGACAGCAACGAAGTACTGGAAGCCAAGCTGCTGGCCGGCAGCTCCGGTTACGACGTAGTCGTGCCGTCCAACCCCTTCCTGGCCAAGCAGATCAAGGCTGGCGTGTTCCAGAAACTGGACAAGTCCAAGCTGCCGAA
Proteins encoded in this window:
- a CDS encoding aspartate aminotransferase family protein, whose translation is MNKQANNPKTAHWQALSQAHHLAPFSDYRQLAEKGPRIITEAKGVHLWDSEGNKILDGMAGLWCVAVGYGREELVEAAATQMRQLPFYNTFFQTAHPPVLELAHAISQLAPAGMNHVFFTGSGSEGNDTMLRLVRHYWACKGQPNKKIIIGRDNGYHGSTVAGASLGGMKFMHEQGDLPIPGIAHIPQPYWFGEGGDMSQEAFGIWAADQLEKKILELGEENVAAFIAEPIQGAGGVIIPPDSYWPRIKEILAKYDILFVADEVICGFGRTGEWFGSQYYDLKPDLMTIAKGLTSGYVPMGGLIVSDKVFEVIEAHGDFNHGFTYSGHPVAAAVGLENLRILKEEGIVERVKAETAPYLHRRLRELADHPLVGEVRGIGMLGAIELVQDKASRKRYPSDVAAGMVCRGHCFNNGLIMRAVGDTMIIAPPLVISPAEIDELLEKARKCLDLTLRDLSV
- a CDS encoding glutamine synthetase family protein; protein product: MSTKLDQLTSWLKERKITEVECLISDLTGIARGKISPTNKFLDEKGMRLPESVLLQTVTGDYVEDDIYYDLLDEADIDMFCRPDPNAVFVVPWAIEPTAMVIHDTFDKQGNPIELSPRNILKKVLQMYADKGWKPIVAPEMEFYLTKRNSDPDFPLVAPVGRSGRPETGRQSFSIDAANEFDPLFEDMYDWCELQGLDLDTLIHEEGPAQMEINFRHGDALHLADQILVFKRTMREAALKHDVAATFMAKPITDEPGSAMHIHQSVVDLKTGKNIFSNDDGTMSELFMHHIGGLQKYIPELLPLFAPNVNSFRRFLPDTSAPVNVEWGEENRTVGLRVPEATPQNRRVENRLAGADANPYLVLAATLLCGYMGMVGGVKPGAPVKGRGYERRNLRLPVTIESALERMEACKDAEKFLGEKFIRGYVAVKRAEHENFKRVISSWEREFLLLSV